The genomic interval AGGCCTGGgtgatttaaaaaatcttaaacgATTTTAAAACTGTGGGAGACCACAAATATAAGGGCAGTTTcaacagtgtttttattttatttatttattttttgcattacaATCTTCTGAAAGGACACACTAGAAGATTTGTCCTGACTGCCACACATCCACACATCTGTTGATTGTAACATTTTTACAAGACTAGATCTCACAGACTCATGGAGCTCAAACGtgacttgagaaaaaaaaaaaattgaggacGATCAACAAAGGGAAACAAATTATTTGGGTAATCTTTCTCAGTACTCCATTTTTGTGGCAGGTTTGTGGCTGCCAAGTTTCAGCTATAGAAGCGCATAGCATAGAGTTGGTGAAGCTTGCTTGCTCTCATTGGCTATCACAGGTATCACATCAGAGGCAGCCAGATCAAGAGTTGTAATCgtaaatatcaaacatgtttgatatgtACGATTGTGCGGGCtccaataataaaattatagtAATAATGACACCACACAATTGAGGATTGCTTTCCAAAATGTGCACACAGAAAGCAACCTCTCATACTGAATAGTGCACAATGCTAAACTAAGTTATCTTCCGCATCTTTTTGCCCTTGAATGGCTAAATATGCACCCACAATATCCTTTTAAAAGgtcagttcactcaaaaatgaaaattaggtcattaattacttaccctcatgtcgttcgacatccttaagacttttgttcatctttggaacacaaatttaagatatttttgttgaaatatgatggctcagaaaggcctccattggctgCAATGACATTTCGTCTCACAAGAAGACCTATAATAAAGATGTCGATAAAAAGTCtgtctcactacagtggttctacaatcattttatgaagtgataaGAATAGATCAAAAAACAAAtctaaataacaactttattcaacaagttCTTGTCTTCCGTCTGGGCCTCTGATGTGAACTCATGAAGTATCATGACGCATGCAGGAGAATGACGTTTCTCATGGTTCGGGCATCCAGGAAATGCACACTTTAGCACTATTTTGAGCATTACGCCAAGACCTAAAGCACAATCAATGTAGAATTCAACAGTTTAGATATAATGCGTCTTCCTCTGCTTGTTATCAAAGTTCCTCGCTGTCAGAACGCTGGCACTGTCATATTCTCCTGCATGTGTCATGGTGTttcgtgagttcacgtcagaggCCCAGACAGAAGACAAGAACTTGTTGAATGAAGTCATTGTTTtgattttttgtgcacaaaaccTTCGAAGAAAATTTAAAGGGTGAGAGAAAAACTATTGTCTGGTAACTGTAAATGGCAGCCTTGTTAAACAACTCGCAGTGGCAAAGAAACTGAGCTAAGTCTAGAATACAACTGAACACAAATAGACTTCAAAATGTAACAGAATTTTATTAGCAAAATCAATTATTAGTGACTCGTGTACAATGTATAAACATATCAATTAAAGGCCCTAAATTCATATTGATTTTTAGATCAGAAAGTGAAATTAGAGTATACCATACAAATCAGATCCACAGAAAGACAAGACAAACAACTGACTATGCAAGGCCGAATTCCCCTTACATGCATTTTGTTCCCATGGAGTGCAGCAGAATGCATTTCTTTGGAATGTATGTAATAGAACAATGGAATGTATGTCTGTCTGCACCCTAATAGAATTTAAGGCAGACTTGATTCTAATGGAATGTATTGGATACCAGCTCATGTGTGGAGATGGTTTGGTTTCTGGAGCATGGACCTATGCAGTTTTTAGATTCAAATAATACAATGCATTTGTAAACTTTGGTTTAAGCTGTGTACTGTTGTTTTTGTCCAGCTGGGGTTGGCTGAAGGTTTAAGTGAGACTATTCGCCTGGTCCTCCCCGCTGATGAGCCAAGAAAGATAGATCACTGGTCGTCCGGTCTTTATTTGTTGTTTAAGATCTGTCGAGGTCGTCCGTAACCAGTCATGCCTGCCTGTGATGCCCCTTTGTTAGTGCCCATCTGTAGGCCGATTACACTCTGACCCTCTTTCAGCTGATCCTCAGAGAACTCTCTCTTGTTCTCCTGGGCTTTCCTGATTTAAAGATAAAAGCAAACAaatcagtacacacacacatacagaagtCTATAGTTTAAACAGtaagttaaaaaaagaaaaaagaaaataatacttttatttagtgaggatgaattaaattgatcaaaattaaaGACATTTAGAATCAAATAGATAGattcaaatacatttgcatttaagttccctttcattaaagaatcctggaaaaaaaaattatcatagtttccacaaaaatgttaagcagcacaactgttttcaacattgataaataagaaatgtttcttgagcagcaaatcagcacaagaatgatttctgaaggatcgtgtgactgaagactggagtaatgatgctgaacattcagctttgccagcataggaacagttattttaattgttttaagaatgttacTGTTTTACAATGTTACTGATGAGCATAAGATACCTTTCATTGTCCCCAAACTTTTTTTAAGCAACGTTTACCCTCGGCTGCCAATTAAGTTATATTTGTTTATTACTGCTGTTTGTTTATAGtcattttttcttttgtaaagTTGCATATTTCTGTGAGACATACACTTATCTGTGTTTGCTGATCCCATGCTGGACTCATTAAAATGTCTGGCCAATAAGTGTTTGTAATCATGTTGCTATGAGAATAAGCCACAACTGCAAATTGGCCAGTACAGTGGCTTGTTTTTGTTATCTGGTTGCTATGGTGGCTGGTCAGCCGGTTATTTTTGCAAACAGGAAGAAGAAACTACAACAACACTTACTTGTGAAACCAAGCGGGGTCACCGCGGTAACAGCCATCACTCTTAGTAACAGCCAGACTCCCCAAAGACATCAGCATCATTTGCACAGCGGCAAGGTCTTTacctacacacacaaaaataacgTTAATAAATGATGCCATTTTTGGCAGTTCCTGATTAgaacattaatatatatatatatatatatacctaaaggattattaggaacaccatactaatactgtgtttgaccctatttcgccttcagaactgccttaattctacatggcattggttcaacaaggtgctgaaagcattcttcagaaatgttggcccatattgataggatagcatctagcagttgatggagatttgtgggatccacatccaggacacgaagctcccgttcaaCCACaccccaaagatgctctattgggttgagatctggtgactgtggaggccattttagtacagtgaactcattgtcatgttcaagaaaccaatttaaaatgattcgagctttgtgacatggtgcattattctgctggaagtggccatcagaggatgggtacatggtggtcagaaagggatggacatgttcagaaacaatgctcaggtacgccctggcatttaaacgatgcacaattggcactaaggggcctaaagtgtgccaagaaaacatccccacaccattacaccaccaccaccagcctgcacagtggtaacaaggcatgatgaattcatgttctcattctgtttacactaAATTCTGACTcaaccatctgaatgtctcaacagaaatcgagactcatcagacccggcaacatttttccagtcttcaactgtccaattttggtaagcttgtgcaaattgtagtctctttttcctatttgtagtggtactcggtggggtcttctgctgttgtagctcatccgcctcaaggttgtgcgtgttgtggcttcacaaatgctttgctgcatacctcggttgtaacgagtggttatttcagtcaaagttgctcttctatcagcttgactCAGTTGGCCCAttttcctctgacctctagcatcaacaaagcATTTTTGCCCACACGACTGCCttatactggatgtttttcccttttcacaccattctttaaccctagaaatggttttgcatgaaaatcccagtaactgagcagattgtgaaatactcagaccggcccgtctggcaccaacaaccatgccgtGCTCAAaattctttcccattctgacattcagtttggagttcaggagattattttgaccaggaccacacccctaaatgcattgaagcaactgcaatgtgattggttgattagataactgcattaatgagaaatttaacaggtgttcctaataatcctttaggtttgtatgtatatatattttttatttttttatttttttatttttactctgTAACAAAAGCACACAACCAAATTACTAAAATTTAcactaaaattaatataaatcgaaatgaaaactgaaaatataaaagtaaactCTGATCCAAAATAATATAATGGTTTAATAATACTAGAATTTAGACAGACAAATCAATCGGCGATTTCTTTAAGATCACATGATGTCAAAACAGGCACTCACCTTCCCAGAGGTCAACGGTTTGAAATGCGTCAGACTTTGTGACTCCATATTTCTCAGCAGCAACAAGGAACTGAGAGATTTGCTCCATCTGTTTGAAAGCCATTCCAGAACTTTGGATCTTTTTCACAGGCTTTGAATCCTTATGGAGACTGTTAATCAGCTCACATAAAATCTACAAAGAATGAACAGAAAACTAGATAATTATAATTGTGAAACAGTTGTGGTGACATGACAGAGACTTTTTTAATGTAACctcatatattttaaagataTAAAGATAAACTTGGAATGTTTTCTCAGATCCACATGGACTTACACATCCATCTTTAAGCCACTGCTGAAAGCCTTGTTTTCCAGGCTGAGGTTTTCCTACAGAATCCCCACACTGAGCGATTATCCACAGCACCAGCCGCTCCTCCAGCTCTGGGTCGTACTTCTTGTCAATCTTACTCTGCACCTCGCGACTCAGACCATAGGATGGACCTTTATTTGCCATTTTGACTGAGAAAAACACAGTTTTAGATTTCAGTAACAACACTGGACAAAACCTATACAAGAATAAGCAGATTCGCTCTGTGTTTTTAAGATGCCTGGCTGTTTTGCATGATCTGTTCAGGCAGGTTTGGTTTTACTGTTAAAAACTCTATCTGTTTAGTCAGAGGATTGAGCTTTGTAAGAAATATCTAACTGAAGACTGCCATGAAAAACGTTTCAATGAATATTGGTTGTACTGTTCACTGGAGTGTATCGTCAGACAGAGCATGTACTTAACAGAGCGTGTATAGCAACACAACCTCTGAACTAGTAAAGAGACATCTCTGATTGTAATTAGAAACTGATTACCATTAGGTTTCAAAATTACTGCAACCAGCTTTTTTTGTCAACATATTATGATATTTCAGCTGTTGGGCTATATTGGATTTATCAGGCCTTCATTTGAATTCATTACCGTTTCAGGCACCACACCATGAACTAAAATGCAAACGCAACAGTATAGGCAAACTCGTAGAGATAGGAAGAGAGATACAAGCTAAAACTCAGAGATGGATTTGTCAAAGTCCAACCCTCATTCACTAAAGAAATGGTGGCCTGTTTGCTATTTAGTCAAGAGTCAGAACTTGTGACTACAGTTTGACTCCTTTGTGACATTCAAACACAAAAAGTGTACACTCCTTCTTGCAATAGTTCTGCTGTTTCCTAATGTTTCTAGTTTATTGCACTCAGATTCAACAGCTATTTATATAATTCCAGGAGTTCACTAACATTTCATATACATGCATCCCTGTCTGAACTGCTATGGGTGAATATACAAAATTACAAGTTACATCttgccctgtgtgtgtgtgtgtgtgtgtgtgtgtgtgtgtgtgtgtattgatgCAAAAAAAAACCTGTGCATATCTCAGTTCAATTTGTTCACATCCGTCGAGCATTTCCTGTATTTGTAAGCAGTAAAACACCATCTGTTGGGCCATGTACACTTACACAAGCACACCTGGAGTCTCTGATGCAATCATACTGAGTTGCAACACTGTCCTTTGTCATAAATGTCATTACATCTCAAATTGCGTAATGTTCGCCTTATCTTATGTTTGGCTTCAGGCTCGATACCATGCAACTCTAAGACTCCTTCGGTAAATGTTGGGACAAATAGTTAAGAATGAATGACTTTGTGATATTCAGTTTAGTTGTGGTTTGccaaatcaaaaataaaattgtcaaCTGAGCTTTAACCACTAGCACTTAGTCTTCAAACACAGGAAACCAGATGCTATTGAGAAGTTGGTTTCAGTTCAGAACCAGAAGCATTTTGCAGAGATCTGATACTCTCACTTGAATCTCACAAAAGAGAAGGAGAGGGGAGAGAGGAGTAAAAGGGACAGCCCTCATTTACAGATGAAAAACATGTGCGTCATGCAGCCAGATTATTATTCAGTTTTGAAAGATGcagtttgaaaatacatgtgtATTTGACAGACAGTGAGATCTTGCAACATGTCATCAGCTACTGCCAATAAAAAAACTTAGAGACTGTGAGACATGTGAAAACAGGCAGAGGCATTCAACAGAAGTCTAAAGAACGATCTAAGATTACAAGATTTCTTTATTCTGTGCTATCAGTCCATACCACTTAAACACATTTCTAAACACTTAAATTCTCTCTTTGTCATTCTTActctctttctcactctctctctctaccttGGTTTACATTACATATTTATTCCTTACAAAATCCTTTAAACATATAAAGCAATACATAGATTTGTATGTAACAAACTTACCAGTTTATGTGTTTAAAACCCTGCGCAGTAGTCTTGATAGGGAAATGCGTACTAAGTGATGcacacagctgtgtgtgtgtgtgtgaaacagaATATATTCCCCTTTATGACAGAGTTCAGGGTCCAAGCTCAGGGAGTGCCACTCTTATGGAAATGACTTCACCAAAAGTGAGAGAGCATGAGAAAGAGAGGGAGTGAAGGATAAGAGCTAAAATGGCAAAAGAGGAGGTAACCACATCCATAAAAGgtcattacttttttttaagtctctctcactctccacCGTTTTCTGCCCCTCCCTTCCTCTCTCTTTTCCCTGTATTGCGATGTGCGTCCTTATTTGGGAGAGAGAAACGAAGCGGTCTGGACAGAGCGAGGAATTTCTTCACATGCCTTCTCCTCCACTCCGCCCAGAGCAGAGGGAAGAGGGTGAGAGGAATGACGCCGGCATGAATGAGAAAATATCTTGGCATTTTCTATGGAGGCTGCTGATTAAAGAGTTTGATGAAACAGGAAGTCACATAGTTCAGAAATGACAACTGACAGAAAAATGAAACGAGCCACAGGCAGTAAATTTGGTAAAGAGATTACATCAGACAGGCATACCATGTCATGACATCACTGGACAAATAGTAAACTAACAATTTTATCATCTGATGTCTGCTTCCTTAGTAACACATAATTGAGTCACTTCCCTtttatgtttagtttagtttatagTTTAGTTTATGTATTATGACCTTCTGTTAACTTGTCTGTTCTCTATGTGGTGTTAAACATTAGGATTGTTTTCTATATATTAAGTTTCCTGTGCAGGGAGTTGTGGACTGATAAAATATTTACCAGTAGGTATATTTGTAAATTCATTTTGTGAGTCTGAGTCAGTAAATGAAGGCTATGAGACTGCATATTTGGGTTCATGTAATGGTAATGTCGTCCATTTTGTTACCTTGAAAATCAGTATATTTAAATAAGATCTCATGCAGAGCTTGTTGATTCATTAGTCGCAAGGGTGTGTCTTTCACTGTCTGGTGTGAGATGAGATAACTCTGGACTGGGTGGGGTTCCCCATTTACACACAAATGGTGGTTTTACAACACTagcatttaaaagtttggggtcaatacATTTCTTCTttgaaaatttttttttattcattgcgGATGAATTAAATTGACCTTTGACTTGTCAATTTAAAGTTTTTCttaattgctaaaacactatttctgaaaccttgctTCCAGTTGCTCCTGAAAACATTAATCACAAAACTTCATCTTCAAGCACCATTTACAAAACCTCAGACTCCTCTGGCAAAATGAAACTTTgcctcaaaacagttttacctgaattcaaaatcaaacactgctctcaaaccataaacaaagtgatcaaaatTATATACACTATCAAGCAGTCAGTAGACAATACaccaaaaaatagaaaacacattgttcaaaacatttttaatctctaaacaaatttcatatttttctctCATTGTCTTTTGATGAATGAAAACATGTTCTATCATAGTTGCTCAAAACTGACCAGAAATTGCTACTCtgctttgcaattttttgttcttcctccTGCTTGTACCCCTTTTTTTACCAACTCGTTCTCATGAAATGCGTATATATAGCACATGTTGTTACAGAGTCTACGGAGAAAAGATGGTAAGTGAATCAGGTTTATTGAGCAACCAGTAGATATGCAACTTGACTGAATGGAGGTATGCTGGTGATTGGTCTTGGTTTGGTTTCTCAGGGTGCACTTGGAGATCAACGAAGGAGGCTCTGAAGAGGAACACTGGAAAACACGGAACACACACATGCTGAACACAGGAGATAGCTGAAGACTTGGAGAAGGTGCTGGAGAAGGGTAAGTATCATCGAGGGAGTCCTTAAGGTAAGAAGCAGGGATTAGTACCTATTGCAAACGAGACCAGACAGTGactgagtgcgtgtgtgtgtgacttttGTGCTCCTGGTGATTGTGGTGATGATTGGCTGCAGTTGTGAGTGATCAGTACTCAGGTGAGAGTTTGCGCTGTGAGTCTGTGACGTGGGAGCCTGGCGTATCTGTGACAATTATATTTATTGCACGATTTATAAGCCACGTGCATATGATTTGTTTTGTCACCCCATAGGATATAGTTGTGTGCATGCATATAACACGTTCACAGTTGCTAAAACATTTCTTGAAACCTTTACCCATATTCTAAAAACTTTAAACACaaaactatttttgttttgttttgaaattaaataattcaCAACTCAGCACAGCACAGCAAATATATTGTACTGCAAGTAATACAGTAttaaatttttgtattttcagcctaaaaatagttttttggaTTGCTTACATTTTTTCCCATTGCTAACACAATTTTGCAATCTAGGCTGGTTTTATCAAAATCCTTAACACAATTCAAAAAGCAAACCACACACCCAAACTGCAAAATACCTCCTCACATATCTTGTTAAATGAAGCACTGCAACCAAAACTATAACATTatcaaaatcaaacttttgCATTACAGGTTCTCAATTGCTAAGAAGCGTTCGACAATTCTTAAAATACGTTTTCTAAACTGTTAACACAGCAACACACCGACATCACGCACAATTAGCCAAATAGTTAATTTTCTGCACAAGACCACATtttcaaaatgcaaaaaaactttAAGATACACTAACTACAGCAAAACCATTTCAAAATCGAATCATTTGGTCAAAGCACTTAGCACTTGGTTTCTATCCAACATGAACACATGGTCAATCATAGTGCAGTGACTGTCAAAATACTTACAGTCGGTGGCATTACTTGTCATGTTTCAGCTCTGTATAGAACATACAGAATGaaatcctttttttaaattatttattcagctATGTGTGTGAATTCATGGTGCATTAGAAAGTATATTGTACACATACTATCTAAATGTGATGGAGTCAtcaatatttatagaatatacaactgaaaataaaaacagtaagtGACAGATTTGCTGCAGTAAATGCTTTATTAGCAAtaggaaattgctgtcagtgatcaacaaaacaaacatacatGGCCTTTGGTTTACTAAAGtgtgcaaaaataaatcaatgaagaaaaaaaaaagttctgttcTAATCTAAATGACCTTCAGCATTTGTAAAACAGCATGTGGCCACAAAAATTACATAAATGCTTTCCACTATGTGGGTATGTTTACTTGTAGAGTAGCTATAGAGAATAGTGGAAACAAGTAGTGTAGAATAGTCACTGTAGAATCAGACATGGTGTATAGACATCATACCTGGACGAATTGTTGCCGGAGTTCCTTGACCCGATCACTGTTTCTCTCAAAGGGAACTGTGTACAGCTGTTTCATCTGAATTCTGTGTTTGGTCAGAGTCCGAGCAATGGTAGCCAGGCTGATGCTTTTCACATTCTGGAATACCAGATTGTCCTCTACAGTTCTTGTCTGAATTTCTCTCAGTTTTATTGCATTGTCAGCAATGACCCATCCTACAATGGCATGTTCTTGGTCTTCACTGAGAAGCTTTCTTCTACCCCCAGAGCGAGGAAGTCGTTGTGTCctttagaaaaacaaaaatacaacacATCTGTATTTGTAACTCCTGGTGGCCAGCAGTTACTGTAATACAGTAAATAGCAACTGCATTGATAGCCCTTATGAATCGCATGACTTACCTGTTGGTTTGTTGATATATCCTGATGATGGAAGCAACAGTTGACCATCTGAGATTAGGCTGGACTCTTTCACCAGCCTCTCTTAATGATAGTCCATGGTTTATAACATGGTCTATGATGGTGACTCTTATTTAATCCGCGACAACAGCTCATACTCTCATTTGAACAGCAGCACGCATTCTTACTCCTCTCCCCCTACCTCTCCGTCTCCCTTGTCCTGGTCTAATTAGTTCTCCTCTCCCTGGTCCAACTAATTCTCCTCTCCAGGCAATGTTGTTATTAGCAAGACACCTGGGAAAGAAAGGTCTTGAATGACAAATCCATCCTTGCATTGCTGCTACATCTGGTTACAGGCCTCCTCCTCAtcttaagcttggaacatactcagcaagaacaaagaaatttgttcgttttctcgaggtggcaagaacaagaacaaagttcgttctcgCCAGTACATTTCATACTTCACGGGAAGAGCAGAAAAGCAGAAAATGCtgatttttacagtactgtactGTGCATCTCACAAACTTGTCATTTGTCTCTGCGATCCTGTAATTCTTgttctttgttgatatgaatctgcaaccacactgtaaaaaatgattttgaaaaaaagttacctggttgccttaaatttttgagttcattgaaattaaaattttgagttaatacaatgaactttttttgagattcgacaacctttattaaatgattattaaaagattttgtaagcatattgggtaattttgtgtgtgttatttctgatgacgcagtgaaacatgccaaattgtgctattttcatgatttatcacattttttatgtggttcaaatacaaaaatattttgagtttctatttattaaactaatttccttcattgtatcaactcaaatttttaatttaaataaactcaaaccaggttacttacttttttaagttaaaccaacaaaaaccaccacaaattttttacagtgcagtcaAAATCTATTGAGCAGTCAGTACTGTTCAGTACAAAGTTCAGGGCCATACAATTTGTTTACtgtacagtatacagcctacaatgcactgtacttatattggttgtgtctcatcatttgaaaccagttcagttttgagtggttgttttcaatcaatgacatttcttatctaagtgtatttgattgttgccaCTTGTGTTTACCAGTATGTATGATATGTGCATTAGAGTGAAGAATGTGTCTTGAGAATGAGGATGTTtgctgaaaagtctaagtgagatctgcaaattgtgttttaccatgCAAAATGGTTTACGGTATTGAAAACGGACTGCACAATTAGGTAAATAAGTTCAGGCAACAGATAACTTTGTTCAGCCgatgggttttagtgttttagcaattgagaaaaactaatGAATCCACAATGAATGGAATCAGCTGTTGAGATCtcccaaacttttaaattaaTCAAGTGGCAATAACAATAAATTAATTTCTTACATTAGCCTGAAACTGTGAAAAAATGCTAATAATGAATGAAAGGTGTTTTGTGTCTTAAAGAGCAACAGAGGCCATAACAATGAGTTTTTCTACACTAGTCCTAGTTTATTATACTGAACATAATTAAacgtgtctgtgtgtttggGTATGTTATGATGTATTTGCTGGCATGTTGTGCTGTTTAGAACTCAGTAGAATAAAGTAAGCTACTTCCGCTGAAGGTGTTTCAGCCCCACGTCCCCAGACTTCTCTGCTGCCTGACATGAGCAGTGCAGCTCTCCAGCACTGAGACTGTATGttctgtctgttgttctccTCCCAAGTATTTAGAAAAGGCCTTAGAGCCTTAAGAACAGCCCCGTCTCACTAGTGCCACCTGCTGGTACAAGCACTTCAGATCCCTAATGCTGAAGGAGAAGATGGCCACAcaaggagctgtgtgtgtgtgtgtgtgtgtgtgtgtgtgtgtgtgtgtgtgtgtgtgtgtgtgtgtgtgtgtgtgtgtgtgtgtgtgtgtgtgtgtgtctgtgtgtctgtgtgtgtgtgtgtgtgtgtgtgtgtgtgtgtgtgtgtgtgtgtgtgtgtgtgtgtgtctgtgtgtgtctgtgtgtgtgtgtgtgtgtgtgtgagagagagagagagagagacttattttattttaacttccttaaaaatgtaattaatgcatttcttgatttatttattctaaattattattttaattggtTTTGATTcatgtattttgttttgttcgaatttaacaacatttaatttaatttattagaatatgcatttttataattacattttaataataaaatataatttgttacatttatatagcgcttggTACTCaaagggtggatcgcctacagtggttaagactgcagggttgccgagtGACTAAAGAAATGTTATCAGCaagatggtagaaaactgtacatttcttgtctataatcATCCACGGCAACTTATACCAACAACGGAAATAAgtgcagttacaatagcaaaatatgtgggagagcctTGCTATGACTacattgtattgcaataggtaaCACTTCAAAGTAAATACCaaatcaaaactagttagcaaatcatttataattgaaagaatttaatggcAAAATCTGGTTATGATTACATGttaaatagttacaaaatagatgtgTGAGATGATAAAAACACACCAATGTTCTTTTATCtatcccttgaccatgtgactgaaaccctgagacattcaaactgatcaATCAGACccaaacttcccccactgtacttcAGGTGTGGCAcccatttggcctacaggccttcaacatctctttgtctttaggaattcCAAATGACCCTGTTGATAAGAGAGAGGGAGTGgcaacagtaaaacaaatgtctttgttcaatttcaaatatcaaatatctttgattattttcaatTCTTTCAAcattgaagggggaatctcctcaactaACACTGTGCAGAATCCAC from Pseudorasbora parva isolate DD20220531a chromosome 3, ASM2467924v1, whole genome shotgun sequence carries:
- the tagln2 gene encoding transgelin-2; this encodes MANKGPSYGLSREVQSKIDKKYDPELEERLVLWIIAQCGDSVGKPQPGKQGFQQWLKDGCILCELINSLHKDSKPVKKIQSSGMAFKQMEQISQFLVAAEKYGVTKSDAFQTVDLWEGKDLAAVQMMLMSLGSLAVTKSDGCYRGDPAWFHKKAQENKREFSEDQLKEGQSVIGLQMGTNKGASQAGMTGYGRPRQILNNK